One Branchiostoma floridae strain S238N-H82 chromosome 15, Bfl_VNyyK, whole genome shotgun sequence DNA window includes the following coding sequences:
- the LOC118432084 gene encoding uncharacterized protein LOC118432084 isoform X2: protein MEDSTRFNQPQRWQSVLDWGRYQGFFPGLDEVRYTAPCLPPGGVCLQGGDPVVLPLTSGHSSDLNHNYSSVLPTTSGGNQRFYDPSGNTLFRPRADSAGSTGTVSRKLASLSIDKSTDNSPNDIDELPDVPTVDASPAPPRENYWSSIAVTDVSEPEEGSGPGDGLSRVTEYYRPADRTLSCLHTAAMGNSGTPPQVIRSHSRRKPAKPTKSPARFDPAFKGVTFQIETLPHPKPSLRIRSYFSIRRRSQAARPRRFSESDAASYRRRSGSLTETTSGSEHEEPHPTGQHSHGAKQCASCDTKKTPLWRDAEDGTPLCNACGIRYKKYRVRCTRCWHVPKKDGKSYPNCGRCGDLLRVSIFRRYSI from the exons ATGGCAGAGTGTTCTGGACTGGGGGCGGTACCAAGGCTTCTTCCCTGGGTTGGACGAGGTGAGGTACACTGCACCCTGCCTACCGCCAGGGGGCGTCTGTCTACAGGGAGGCGATCCAGTCGTCCTGCCGCTGACAAGTGGTCACTCCTCCGACCTGAACCACAATTACTCAAG TGTCTTACCGACTACCTCCGGAGGTAACCAACGTTTTTACGACCCGAGCGGGAACACCTTGTTCCGTCCTCGGGCGGACAGCGCAGGTAGTACCGGCACGGTGTCCCGCAAGTTAGCCTCCCTGTCCATCGATAAATCAACCGACAACTCACCTAACGACATCGATGAACTGCCTGATGTGCCGACTGTGGACGCATCACCAGCGCCCCCTAGAGAGAACTATTGGAGCAGCATAGCCGTGACGGACGTCAGCGAGCCTGAGGAAGGTAGCGGGCCGGGGGACGGCCTGTCCCGGGTGACTGAGTACTACCGGCCGGCAGATAGAACTCTCAGTTGTCTACACACTGCAGCAATGGGGAACAGTGGAACACCGCCACAAGTG ATCAGGAGCCACAGCCGCCGTAAACCAGCTAAACCCACCAAGAGTCCTGCACGGTTCGACCCCGCCTTCAAAGGTGTGACGTTCCAGATAGAGACGCTTCCTCACCCGAAACCGTCCCTCCGGATCCGCTCCTATTTCAG CATCCGGCGACGCTCTCAGGCGGCTCGCCCGCGCCGCTTCTCGGAGTCAGACGCCGCGTCCTACCGCCGCCGCAGCGGCAGCCTGACGGAGACCACCAGCGGGTCTGAGCACGAGGAGCCGCACCCAACAGGACAACATTCTCATG GTGCTAAGCAGTGCGCCTCCTGTGACACCAAGAAGACTCCCCTGTGGCGGGACGCAGAGGACGGAACTCCGCTCTGTAACGCATGCGGAATCAG GTACAAGAAGTACCGAGTCCGCTGTACCCGCTGCTGGCACGTTCCTAAGAAGGACGGCAAGTCTTACCCTAACTGTGGACGCTGTGGAGACCTGCTGCGGGTGTCCATCTTCCGCCGCTACAGTATTTAA
- the LOC118432083 gene encoding zinc finger protein 569-like, with translation MCGECGYKTAQKSTLTRHMRTHTGEKPYMCDECGYRTAQKSHLSEHMKTHTGEKPYKCDQCDYSAAHKISLDQHLAKHTGEKPYLCEHCGYKTTKHSHLSRHLRTHTGEKPYKCDQCDYSAAQKTALELHMAKHTGEKPYMCGMCGYKTALKSKLSRHMRSHSGDKCDYSAARNSSMDKHPAKHTDEKPYICKECGYRTANKSRLSQHMKMHTRKNDYKCDQCDYSAMTKSTLDYHLKAKHTGEKSYACGECGYRTARKYNLSSHMKTHTGEKPYMCGECGYRAANKSHISQHMKTHTGVKPYMCGECGYRTARKAVLSRHVRTHTGEKPYKCDQCDYSAAQKTALELHMAKHTGEKPYMCGICGYRAAIKSHLIQHMRTHTGEKPYKCDQCEYSAAQKPSLDRHYQAKHS, from the coding sequence atgtgtggagagtgtgggtacaagacagctcaaaaatcaaccttaaccagacacatgagaactcacacaggagaaaaaccctacatgtgtgatgagtgtggatacaggacggctcagaagtctcatttatctgaacatatgaaaactcatacaggcgaaaagccatacaagtgtgaccagtgtgactattctgcagctcACAAAATTTCTTTGGACCAACACCTagctaaacacactggagagaaaccgtaTTTGTGTGAGCATTGTGGATACAAGACAACTAAACATtctcacttatcccgacatcttagaactcacacaggcgaaaagccctacaagtgtgaccagtgtgactattctgcagcacagaaaactGCTTTGGAACTTCATatggccaaacacactggagaaaaaccctacatgtgtggcatGTGTGGGTACAAGACAGCTCTCAAGTCTAAATTATCCAGGCATATGAGATCTCACTCAGGAgacaagtgtgactattctgctgcacgaaaCTCCAGTATGGACAAACATCCAGCCAAACACACCGATGAGAAACCATACATTTGTAaagagtgtggatacaggacagctaacAAGTCTAGATTATCCCAGCACATGAAAATGCATACAAGAAAGAATgactacaagtgtgaccagtgtgactactctgcTATGACTAAGTCAACTTTAGACTACCATCTCAAAGCAaaacacacaggagagaaatcCTACGcctgtggggagtgtgggtacaggacagctagaAAGTACAACTTATCTTcacatatgaaaactcatactggtgaaaaaccctacatgtgtggggagtgtggatacagggcagcTAATAAGAGTCACATATCTCAGcatatgaaaactcacacaggtgtaaaaccctatatgtgtggggagtgtggatacaggactgctCGCAAGGCTGTCTTATCAAGGCAcgtgagaactcacacaggggaaaagccctacaagtgtgaccaatgtgactattctgcagcacagaaaactGCTTTGGAACTTCATATGGCCAAACACacgggagaaaaaccctacatgtgtggtatCTGTGGATACAGGGCAGCTATAAAGTCTCACCTTATCCagcacatgagaacccacacaggggaaaaaccttacaagtgtgaccagtgtgagtattctgcagcacagaaaccCAGTCTGGACCGTCACTATCAAGCTAAACACAGTTGA